A window of the Polaribacter sp. HaHaR_3_91 genome harbors these coding sequences:
- a CDS encoding GatB/YqeY domain-containing protein has product MSLQKQVMDKMKEAMKAKDTVALQALRAVKSAFLLAKTETGVQAEITEEQEIKIIQKQVKQRRDSAAIFIEQGRQDLADPELAELAVLEQFLPEALSEEEIESVVVATISKVGASGMKDMGKVMGIVSAELAGKADGKTISTLVKKKLM; this is encoded by the coding sequence ATGAGTTTGCAAAAACAAGTAATGGATAAAATGAAAGAAGCAATGAAAGCAAAAGATACGGTTGCTTTACAAGCTTTAAGAGCGGTTAAATCTGCCTTTTTATTAGCGAAAACGGAAACAGGTGTTCAAGCAGAAATTACAGAAGAGCAAGAAATTAAAATTATTCAGAAGCAAGTTAAACAAAGAAGAGACAGTGCAGCTATCTTTATAGAACAAGGTAGACAAGATTTAGCTGATCCAGAATTAGCTGAATTAGCTGTTTTAGAACAGTTTTTGCCAGAAGCCTTATCAGAAGAAGAAATTGAAAGTGTGGTTGTTGCTACGATTAGCAAAGTAGGAGCATCCGGAATGAAAGATATGGGGAAAGTTATGGGAATTGTTTCTGCTGAATTAGCAGGTAAAGCAGATGGTAAAACCATTTCTACTTTAGTAAAAAAAAAATTAATGTAA
- a CDS encoding alpha/beta hydrolase produces MIYLVYSLLLIIGIVFIGLYLFQEEFIFLNGDKVDKNYQYNFTNKFEEVFVKTDGDNVVNALHFQLPNPKGVVLFCHGNKGNLTKWGDRVAYFLDYNYEVFVFDYRNYGKSTGIYNEVAMYNDGLVVYNHLKNNFKEENIVVYGFSLGGTFATKIASLNSPKELIIEAPFYKFKKAATYKFKFVPTFLLKYQFRSDKDISKVRCPITLFHGNKDTTTSYKQSKRLLALNSSTKNKYIEIDGGTHHNIREFAIYKENLKEILER; encoded by the coding sequence ATGATTTACTTAGTATATTCTTTACTACTAATAATAGGGATTGTTTTTATTGGACTTTATTTATTTCAAGAGGAATTTATTTTTTTGAATGGTGATAAAGTAGATAAAAATTATCAATATAACTTTACAAACAAGTTTGAAGAAGTCTTTGTAAAAACTGATGGAGATAATGTAGTTAATGCACTTCACTTTCAATTACCAAATCCAAAAGGAGTTGTTTTATTTTGTCATGGAAATAAAGGGAATTTAACTAAGTGGGGAGATAGAGTTGCTTACTTTTTAGACTATAATTATGAAGTCTTTGTTTTCGATTATAGGAATTACGGAAAAAGTACGGGTATATATAATGAAGTAGCCATGTACAATGATGGTTTGGTTGTTTATAATCACCTAAAAAATAATTTCAAAGAAGAGAATATTGTGGTTTATGGGTTTTCTTTAGGCGGAACTTTTGCCACCAAAATAGCTTCTCTAAATAGCCCGAAAGAATTAATTATAGAAGCTCCTTTTTACAAATTTAAAAAAGCAGCGACTTATAAGTTTAAGTTTGTTCCAACTTTTTTGTTAAAATACCAATTTAGGTCTGATAAAGACATTTCTAAAGTAAGATGTCCTATTACACTGTTTCATGGTAATAAAGACACTACCACTTCTTATAAGCAATCTAAAAGGTTGTTAGCACTAAATTCATCAACTAAAAATAAGTATATAGAGATTGATGGAGGAACACATCATAATATTAGAGAATTTGCCATTTATAAAGAGAATTTAAAAGAAATCTTAGAGCGATAG
- a CDS encoding LytTR family DNA-binding domain-containing protein, which produces MTKIKTILIDDERKALSILKNKIERYCPDLDIIAETQSPEKGLELIDKLQPQLVFIDIAMPVMNGFDVLANVKKPNFEIIFVTAFDQYAIDAINYSAIGYLLKPVDNETLITTVIKASKNIADKSALEKNKLLIENLGIQNFQKKKIVIPSADGLEFVKIDAIIHCEGVDGYTKIHFSNQKPILSSQSIGHFNKLLQQQDFYLVHKSHLINLEHIKKYLNEGYVLLSENHKVPVSRNRRQDFLNNLKG; this is translated from the coding sequence ATGACAAAAATTAAAACGATACTTATTGATGATGAGCGGAAAGCATTATCTATTTTAAAAAATAAAATTGAAAGATACTGTCCAGACTTAGATATTATTGCAGAAACTCAGAGTCCAGAAAAAGGTTTAGAACTTATAGATAAATTGCAACCTCAACTGGTATTTATAGATATTGCAATGCCTGTAATGAATGGGTTTGATGTTTTAGCAAATGTAAAGAAGCCTAATTTTGAAATTATTTTTGTAACCGCTTTTGACCAATATGCAATAGATGCTATTAATTATAGTGCTATTGGTTACTTATTGAAGCCAGTGGATAATGAAACTTTAATAACAACCGTAATAAAGGCTTCTAAAAATATTGCTGATAAATCTGCCTTAGAAAAAAATAAATTACTGATAGAGAACTTAGGCATACAAAATTTTCAGAAGAAAAAAATAGTCATTCCATCTGCAGATGGATTAGAGTTTGTAAAAATAGATGCAATTATACATTGCGAAGGTGTAGATGGATATACTAAGATTCATTTTAGTAATCAAAAACCCATTTTAAGCTCACAAAGCATAGGTCATTTTAATAAATTATTACAGCAGCAAGATTTTTACTTAGTCCATAAATCTCATTTGATAAATCTAGAGCATATAAAAAAATATTTAAATGAAGGTTATGTATTATTAAGTGAGAATCATAAAGTGCCTGTCTCTAGAAATAGACGACAAGATTTTTTAAATAATCTAAAAGGTTAG
- a CDS encoding sensor histidine kinase — MRDNFETTIQNQKRQHDLELKALRSQMNPHFVHNSLNAIQYYIQQNDVETSENYLAKFSKLMRQFFDYSRRKSVSLSEEISLLDNYLQIEKLRFEEKIEYEIKVDPELDIEEEQIPSMLIQPLVENAINHGLFHKKGNGKVTVIFNFINANCFKVSVIDNGVGLKKTKELNTSIKSQNASHSSEVLTERIHFLNESGSWNVCHKMIDRSIEIGKTGTEIVLEFNQNYYDKN, encoded by the coding sequence GTGCGTGATAATTTTGAAACAACCATACAAAACCAAAAACGCCAACACGATTTAGAATTAAAGGCTTTGCGAAGTCAAATGAATCCACACTTTGTACATAATTCTTTAAATGCTATTCAATATTATATTCAACAGAATGATGTTGAAACATCAGAAAATTATTTAGCAAAATTCTCGAAATTGATGCGTCAGTTTTTTGATTATTCAAGACGGAAAAGTGTTAGTTTAAGTGAAGAAATTAGCTTGCTAGATAACTACCTTCAAATAGAAAAATTACGTTTCGAAGAAAAAATAGAGTACGAAATAAAAGTAGATCCAGAATTAGATATTGAAGAAGAACAGATACCTTCTATGCTTATACAACCGTTGGTGGAAAATGCTATAAACCATGGTTTATTTCACAAAAAAGGGAACGGAAAAGTAACTGTAATATTCAATTTTATAAATGCAAATTGCTTTAAAGTTAGTGTAATAGATAATGGTGTTGGTTTAAAAAAAACGAAAGAACTAAATACTTCTATAAAAAGTCAAAATGCTTCACATTCCTCAGAAGTATTAACTGAGCGAATTCATTTTTTAAATGAAAGTGGTTCTTGGAATGTGTGCCATAAAATGATAGATCGTTCTATAGAAATTGGTAAAACAGGTACAGAAATTGTTTTAGAATTTAATCAAAATTATTATGACAAAAATTAA
- a CDS encoding OmpA family protein: MKNLLKVILMLFVFANAFLSMGQQQPLDKNYLQLSPRVGYDFPTYNNNTPYIDYKGGLDLGISLDYYWTWFGLGADFDYIKNKPESTYPIIASTLPTTLSEAKITRMFYGIGPNVQLRSNSGKFKTEFNTRFGLASIKGGRTLLAGPTAANILNFHAGYNASSVFTFKGQVRFTYFLSENFGINAGAYYIRHFGVTELNEGGLSASYQPFTEDAGEFYIDQGNPMVRSEPCDCDISSVGLFAGVTFKFSKKEKSCPVCGENHTPYCCATCGCNVTVTAKDKFTGETLPNTDVVLTDLNGNIVQTATTNSYGVVVFTEVPEDNYVIRGKLYNVTLEEGSITKEDFKNCKKESAGIQKVIVYADENFILKGNVVECNSPNGIQGVDIILKDKLKAGQKNTLSDAEGDFIFHLKQASRYGLNGKKDGYFSNEVEVATNSYNRESTLFIDFEMCIDPCGVAIKLDNINFDLDKAIILPAAKPDLDYVVKLMQDNPSITVEMSSHTDSQGGDDYNLSLSQRRADATVNYIVGKGISRSRLVGRGAGESELKNTKCANNVPCTDDEHRINRRTEFKVVCF, from the coding sequence ATGAAAAATTTATTAAAAGTAATATTAATGCTATTTGTATTTGCAAATGCATTTTTATCAATGGGGCAACAACAGCCTTTAGACAAAAATTATTTGCAATTAAGTCCAAGAGTTGGATACGATTTTCCGACCTATAATAACAATACACCCTATATCGATTATAAAGGTGGTTTAGATTTAGGAATTTCCTTAGATTATTACTGGACATGGTTTGGGCTAGGTGCAGATTTTGATTACATCAAAAACAAGCCAGAAAGTACGTATCCAATTATTGCAAGTACTTTACCTACAACCTTATCCGAAGCTAAAATTACACGTATGTTTTATGGAATTGGCCCAAATGTGCAACTAAGAAGTAATTCTGGTAAATTTAAAACTGAATTTAATACACGTTTTGGATTAGCATCCATAAAAGGTGGTAGAACACTTTTAGCAGGTCCAACAGCAGCAAACATATTAAATTTTCATGCTGGCTATAATGCATCAAGTGTATTTACATTTAAAGGTCAGGTTCGTTTTACTTATTTCTTATCCGAAAATTTTGGAATTAATGCAGGAGCCTATTATATACGACACTTCGGTGTTACGGAGTTAAATGAAGGTGGACTTTCTGCAAGTTACCAACCCTTTACGGAGGATGCTGGAGAATTTTATATTGATCAAGGAAATCCGATGGTAAGAAGTGAACCGTGCGATTGCGATATTTCATCAGTTGGTTTATTTGCAGGGGTTACTTTCAAGTTCAGTAAAAAGGAAAAATCTTGTCCAGTTTGTGGTGAAAATCACACACCTTATTGTTGTGCAACTTGTGGTTGTAATGTAACGGTAACAGCCAAAGATAAATTTACAGGAGAAACGTTACCTAATACAGATGTTGTATTAACTGATCTAAATGGTAATATTGTACAAACTGCTACTACAAATTCTTATGGAGTTGTTGTTTTTACAGAAGTACCAGAAGATAATTACGTAATTAGAGGAAAACTATACAATGTTACATTAGAAGAAGGAAGCATTACAAAAGAAGATTTTAAAAACTGTAAAAAGGAAAGTGCAGGTATACAAAAAGTGATTGTATATGCTGATGAAAATTTCATCTTAAAAGGAAATGTGGTAGAATGTAATTCTCCTAACGGAATACAAGGCGTAGATATTATCTTAAAAGATAAGCTTAAAGCAGGGCAAAAAAACACACTATCTGATGCAGAAGGAGATTTTATCTTTCATTTAAAACAAGCTTCAAGGTATGGCTTAAATGGTAAAAAAGATGGTTATTTCTCTAATGAAGTAGAAGTGGCTACCAATTCTTACAATAGAGAAAGCACTTTATTTATTGATTTTGAAATGTGTATAGATCCATGTGGAGTTGCCATTAAATTAGACAATATAAACTTCGATTTAGACAAAGCAATTATTTTACCAGCTGCAAAACCAGATTTAGATTATGTGGTGAAGTTAATGCAAGACAACCCAAGTATTACTGTAGAAATGTCTTCTCACACAGATAGCCAAGGAGGTGATGATTATAATCTAAGTTTATCTCAAAGAAGAGCAGATGCTACGGTAAATTATATTGTTGGTAAAGGCATTTCAAGAAGCAGGCTAGTTGGCCGTGGAGCAGGAGAGAGTGAATTAAAGAATACCAAATGTGCTAATAACGTACCATGTACAGATGACGAACATAGAATAAACCGAAGAACTGAGTTTAAAGTAGTTTGCTTTTAA
- the nqrF gene encoding NADH:ubiquinone reductase (Na(+)-transporting) subunit F, whose product MILAAGTTGTIIATVAAFLVLTLVLVALLLFVKQKLSPSGPVTITINGERKIEVGSGSSLLSTLGNEKIFLPSACGGGGTCIQCECHVNSGGGEALPTEIPNFTRKELKEGIRLACQVKVKQDMDISIPEEIFGIKKFDAVVVRNYNVATFIKEFVVEIPEDMGYKAGGYIQIEIPACEVKYSDMDITAHPEEHDTPDKFEGEWDKFNLRPLVMKNTETIERAYSMASYPAEGREIMLNVRIATPPFDRVKGGWMDVNPGIASSYIFNLKKGDKCVISGPYGEFFINESEAEMLYVGGGAGMAPMRSHLYHLFRTLKTGRKVTYWYGGRSKAELFYIEHFRALEKDFPNFKFYIALSDPTEADNWTKKTDIHDEAGDGFVGFIHNCVIDNYLSKHDSPEDLELYFCGPPLMNNAVQKMGEDFGLADENIRFDDFGG is encoded by the coding sequence ATGATATTAGCAGCAGGTACAACAGGAACCATAATTGCAACAGTAGCAGCTTTTTTAGTATTAACACTGGTATTGGTAGCATTATTATTATTTGTAAAACAAAAACTATCGCCATCTGGTCCAGTAACAATTACTATTAATGGTGAGCGTAAAATAGAAGTTGGTTCAGGAAGTTCTCTTCTATCAACTTTAGGAAACGAAAAGATATTTTTACCATCTGCATGTGGAGGTGGTGGAACTTGTATTCAATGTGAGTGTCACGTAAATTCTGGTGGAGGTGAAGCTTTGCCAACAGAAATACCTAACTTTACTCGTAAAGAATTAAAAGAAGGAATTCGTTTAGCTTGTCAAGTAAAAGTAAAACAAGATATGGATATTTCTATTCCAGAAGAAATTTTTGGAATTAAGAAATTTGATGCCGTTGTTGTTAGAAATTACAACGTAGCGACTTTTATTAAGGAGTTTGTTGTTGAAATTCCGGAAGATATGGGATATAAAGCAGGTGGATATATTCAAATTGAAATTCCAGCTTGTGAGGTAAAATATTCTGATATGGATATTACCGCACACCCAGAAGAGCACGATACACCAGATAAGTTTGAAGGTGAGTGGGATAAGTTTAACTTACGTCCATTAGTAATGAAAAATACAGAAACTATAGAAAGAGCATATTCTATGGCTTCTTACCCAGCAGAGGGAAGAGAAATTATGTTAAATGTACGTATTGCAACACCTCCTTTTGATAGAGTAAAAGGTGGCTGGATGGATGTTAATCCTGGTATTGCATCTTCATATATTTTCAACCTTAAAAAAGGAGATAAATGTGTTATTTCTGGACCTTATGGAGAGTTCTTTATTAATGAGTCTGAAGCAGAAATGTTATATGTAGGTGGTGGAGCAGGTATGGCACCAATGCGTTCTCACTTATATCATTTATTCAGAACCTTAAAAACGGGTAGAAAAGTAACATATTGGTATGGAGGTCGTTCTAAAGCAGAATTATTTTATATCGAACACTTTAGAGCATTGGAAAAAGATTTTCCAAACTTTAAATTCTATATTGCTTTATCTGACCCAACTGAGGCAGATAACTGGACAAAGAAAACAGATATTCATGATGAAGCTGGAGATGGTTTTGTTGGGTTTATTCACAATTGTGTAATTGATAATTATTTATCTAAACATGACTCACCAGAAGATTTAGAATTGTATTTCTGTGGACCTCCATTAATGAACAATGCAGTTCAGAAAATGGGTGAAGATTTTGGTCTTGCAGACGAAAATATTCGTTTTGATGATTTTGGAGGATAG
- a CDS encoding retropepsin-like aspartic protease, translated as MSSIKKILKKKKFVKIKLKKIATNHLELKATINGVKGRFILDTGASNSCVGLDMITHFNLEAQESETKAAGAGATDMETLQSDNNSLKIGSWKTNKCHLVLFNLSHVNTALTQHKAKEVHGIIGADVLQKGKAFIDYHKKVLYLKKTKK; from the coding sequence ATGAGTAGTATTAAGAAAATTTTAAAGAAGAAGAAGTTCGTCAAAATAAAGCTAAAGAAAATTGCGACCAATCACTTGGAGTTAAAAGCAACAATCAATGGTGTAAAAGGGCGATTTATTCTAGATACAGGTGCTTCTAACTCTTGTGTAGGATTAGATATGATTACTCATTTTAATTTGGAAGCTCAAGAAAGTGAAACCAAAGCAGCTGGGGCAGGAGCAACCGATATGGAAACGTTGCAATCTGATAATAATTCTTTAAAAATAGGAAGCTGGAAAACAAATAAATGTCATTTAGTGTTGTTTAATTTATCTCATGTTAATACAGCTTTAACGCAGCACAAAGCAAAAGAAGTACATGGAATTATTGGTGCAGATGTGTTACAAAAGGGTAAAGCATTTATAGATTATCATAAAAAAGTTTTATACTTAAAGAAAACAAAAAAATAA